One segment of Candidatus Goldiibacteriota bacterium DNA contains the following:
- the accB gene encoding acetyl-CoA carboxylase biotin carboxyl carrier protein: MEKGDLVEFIYEQGDLKIQFRRQGAFAPANISYSSAPAGVSMPAMQHAPAAVSVSAPAAVPAAAAENPNAHAVKSPMVGTFYRSPSPDSPPFINVGDTVEPGKTLCIIEAMKIMNEIKCEVKGKVKEILAENAQPVEYNQPLIIIEKS, encoded by the coding sequence ATGGAAAAAGGGGACCTTGTTGAATTTATTTATGAACAGGGCGACTTAAAAATCCAGTTCAGAAGGCAGGGAGCTTTTGCTCCTGCTAATATTTCCTATTCTTCAGCGCCTGCCGGTGTTTCTATGCCGGCTATGCAGCATGCACCGGCTGCTGTTTCGGTTTCCGCGCCGGCTGCTGTTCCTGCCGCAGCCGCAGAAAATCCAAATGCGCACGCTGTAAAATCACCGATGGTAGGAACCTTCTACAGGTCGCCGTCGCCGGATTCTCCGCCTTTTATTAATGTGGGCGACACTGTTGAACCGGGAAAAACACTGTGTATAATTGAAGCCATGAAAATAATGAACGAAATAAAGTGTGAAGTTAAAGGAAAAGTAAAAGAAATTCTTGCTGAAAACGCTCAGCCTGTTGAATATAACCAGCCTTTAATAATTATTGAAAAATCCTGA
- the efp gene encoding elongation factor P: MVSANDFRQGVTFKMDGIVYEVVSFQHVQRPRLAPLVRAKIKNLKAGGVVERTFSPDDKFEDVQLEQRNLQFSYIDGDVYHFMDTESFEQYEFPKEQIGEQIKFLKEEMIINMLMFEGVVLGVKIPFKVDLRVVEAPPGIKGDSGGSVTKPVTLETGAIVNVPLFIKEGEMIKVDTRTGEYIERSK, translated from the coding sequence ATGGTAAGCGCAAATGATTTCAGGCAGGGAGTTACATTTAAAATGGACGGAATTGTATATGAAGTCGTTTCATTTCAGCACGTTCAAAGGCCAAGGTTAGCCCCTCTTGTAAGGGCAAAAATAAAAAACTTGAAAGCCGGCGGAGTGGTTGAAAGAACTTTCTCTCCTGATGATAAATTTGAAGATGTACAGCTTGAACAGAGAAACCTTCAGTTTTCATACATTGACGGCGATGTTTATCACTTTATGGATACGGAATCATTTGAACAGTATGAATTTCCAAAGGAACAGATCGGCGAGCAGATAAAATTCCTTAAGGAAGAAATGATAATCAACATGCTTATGTTTGAAGGCGTTGTTCTTGGGGTAAAGATACCGTTTAAAGTGGATTTAAGGGTTGTGGAAGCACCCCCGGGAATCAAGGGAGATTCAGGCGGTTCAGTTACAAAACCTGTCACTTTGGAAACCGGCGCTATTGTCAATGTGCCTCTTTTTATTAAAGAAGGGGAAATGATAAAAGTTGATACAAGGACAGGCGAATACATAGAGAGATCAAAATAA
- a CDS encoding thiamine-phosphate pyrophosphorylase, protein MAQLKKSLYRIIDANLNRALEGIRVSEDIARFALSDKKSTLLLKQIRHAAASAAKIIEPDYCAIVSSRDSEKDAGRSLNPKSEFKKSGLKEILISNLKRAQESLRVLEETAKLIDIKAAASFKEARYNMYTAEKNILKKRNLK, encoded by the coding sequence ATGGCACAGCTGAAGAAAAGCCTTTACCGCATAATTGACGCCAATCTTAACAGGGCGCTTGAAGGAATAAGGGTATCTGAAGACATCGCCCGCTTTGCCCTGTCGGATAAAAAATCCACTTTATTGTTAAAACAGATCCGCCATGCCGCGGCTTCTGCCGCCAAAATTATAGAACCTGATTATTGTGCAATTGTTTCTTCGCGTGACAGCGAAAAAGACGCGGGCAGGTCTTTAAACCCAAAAAGTGAATTTAAAAAATCCGGCCTTAAAGAAATACTGATATCAAATTTAAAACGCGCTCAGGAATCCTTAAGGGTGCTTGAAGAAACAGCAAAACTTATTGATATTAAAGCGGCTGCCTCTTTTAAAGAAGCGCGTTATAATATGTATACAGCCGAAAAAAATATTCTTAAAAAAAGGAACCTAAAATGA
- the amaP gene encoding alkaline shock response membrane anchor protein AmaP — MRYFNRIIIALNTLLFIAVGIFFVSVSINAGMNKIVVDNMNTVLTNLNTQFAARLVVFITGAILLLIALMTIIGNIQNKINERTVVLQSPLGDIMVSLSAIEDFSKIIKNQVAGIKEIRGRVTSKRKGLNVTAWATLYSDRSVADATQEIQEAIIQYIKYTLGIETEIKPRIIVSKVVYKTPQESGKGKK; from the coding sequence ATGAGATACTTTAACCGCATTATTATTGCACTTAATACGCTGCTTTTTATAGCGGTGGGAATATTTTTTGTGTCTGTAAGCATTAATGCCGGCATGAATAAAATTGTAGTTGATAATATGAACACCGTTCTTACCAATTTAAACACGCAGTTTGCCGCAAGGCTTGTGGTTTTTATAACAGGCGCAATTTTACTGTTAATAGCCCTTATGACCATTATAGGAAACATACAGAATAAAATTAATGAAAGGACCGTTGTGCTGCAGTCTCCGCTTGGCGACATAATGGTATCGCTTTCCGCTATTGAAGATTTTTCAAAAATCATCAAGAATCAGGTTGCGGGCATAAAAGAAATACGCGGCAGGGTAACTTCCAAGAGAAAGGGTTTAAACGTCACGGCCTGGGCTACGCTTTATTCAGACCGTTCCGTGGCTGACGCCACTCAGGAAATTCAGGAAGCTATCATACAGTACATTAAATACACCCTTGGAATTGAAACCGAAATTAAACCGCGCATAATTGTTTCAAAAGTTGTTTATAAAACCCCTCAGGAAAGCGGAAAAGGAAAAAAATGA
- a CDS encoding Asp23/Gls24 family envelope stress response protein, whose protein sequence is MEQKTFSGNIRISDEAIAAIVAIAANSVDGVIDMDSGTVGGIAEILGIKYLNKGVKVDLKGDTVSVDVNIIIAFGRDIIETSAEAQEKIRESIEQMSGLIVDKINLTVTGVRPASEKKKI, encoded by the coding sequence ATGGAACAGAAAACTTTTTCCGGCAATATCAGAATTTCCGATGAAGCAATAGCGGCAATTGTTGCTATCGCGGCAAACAGCGTTGACGGCGTTATTGATATGGACAGCGGTACCGTCGGCGGAATCGCGGAAATTCTTGGGATAAAATACCTTAACAAAGGGGTAAAAGTTGACCTTAAAGGCGATACTGTTTCCGTTGACGTAAATATTATTATCGCTTTCGGCAGGGATATAATTGAAACAAGCGCCGAAGCGCAGGAAAAAATAAGGGAATCAATTGAACAGATGTCGGGGCTTATAGTTGACAAGATAAACCTTACAGTAACCGGAGTAAGGCCGGCTTCCGAAAAAAAGAAAATCTGA
- a CDS encoding DUF2273 domain-containing protein gives MTEFLKLILLNIGRITGVLAGFILALFLVIFGVWKTVFILLLTIFGFILGRFYDDGFDIRKTFREILSVLRMDKWHS, from the coding sequence ATGACGGAATTTCTGAAATTAATATTACTTAACATAGGCCGTATAACAGGCGTACTTGCCGGTTTTATACTCGCGCTTTTTCTTGTTATCTTCGGAGTATGGAAAACCGTATTTATTCTTCTTCTGACAATTTTTGGTTTTATCCTTGGCAGGTTCTACGATGACGGTTTTGATATCAGAAAAACCTTCCGGGAAATACTTTCCGTCCTCCGGATGGATAAATGGCACAGCTGA
- the accC gene encoding acetyl-CoA carboxylase biotin carboxylase subunit → MFKRILIANRGEIALRIIRACREMGIETVAVYSEADENSLHVRYADHAICIGPNTPKSSYLNIQAILSAAEITDAEAIHPGYGFLAENAHFAELCANCNIKFIGPSPEAMRLMGAKAKAIETATNAKVPTTPGSGRILRDEDDAAEVAKKIGYPIMLKASAGGGGRGMRVAHTELTLRSAYKTASQEAQTSFNDASIYLEKFVEEPRHIEVQVLGDPKHNNYFTLGERDCSVQRRHQKLIEESPSPFISDKIRREMCATAQKLIRAIKYEGAGTIEFLMDKNKNFYFMEMNTRIQVEHTVTEEVTGFDLIKEQIKIAAGERCSLPANKDIALRGHSIECRINAEDPDNNFMPSPGKITEYNVPGGAGIRVDTHVYQGYTIPPYYDSMVAKIIAHGSDRKEAICRMKRALDEFVIEGIKTTIPLHKIILENENFISNNYSTSFIEQMGK, encoded by the coding sequence TTGTTTAAAAGAATACTAATCGCGAACAGGGGAGAAATTGCTTTAAGAATAATCAGGGCATGCAGGGAAATGGGAATTGAAACCGTGGCGGTTTATTCCGAAGCCGATGAAAATTCGCTTCACGTCCGATACGCGGATCACGCCATCTGCATAGGGCCAAACACGCCAAAATCAAGCTATCTTAACATTCAGGCAATTTTATCCGCCGCGGAAATTACTGACGCGGAAGCAATTCATCCCGGATACGGCTTTCTGGCGGAAAACGCGCATTTCGCGGAACTTTGCGCCAACTGCAACATTAAATTTATAGGCCCTTCGCCCGAAGCCATGCGCCTTATGGGCGCAAAAGCCAAAGCCATAGAAACAGCCACAAACGCGAAAGTTCCTACCACTCCCGGAAGCGGAAGAATTCTTCGCGATGAAGATGACGCGGCGGAAGTTGCAAAAAAAATAGGCTATCCCATAATGCTTAAAGCATCAGCCGGCGGCGGCGGGCGCGGAATGAGAGTGGCTCACACCGAACTGACGCTCCGCAGCGCGTATAAAACCGCAAGCCAGGAAGCACAGACCTCCTTTAATGACGCGTCCATCTATCTTGAAAAATTCGTGGAAGAACCGCGCCACATAGAAGTACAGGTGCTTGGCGACCCCAAACATAATAATTATTTCACACTGGGAGAACGCGACTGTTCTGTTCAGCGCAGGCACCAGAAACTTATTGAAGAATCACCTTCACCTTTCATATCAGATAAAATAAGGCGCGAAATGTGCGCCACAGCCCAGAAACTTATAAGGGCAATTAAATATGAAGGCGCCGGCACAATAGAATTTCTTATGGATAAAAATAAAAATTTTTATTTTATGGAAATGAACACAAGAATACAGGTTGAACACACGGTAACAGAAGAAGTCACCGGTTTTGACCTTATTAAAGAACAGATTAAAATTGCCGCGGGCGAACGCTGCTCCCTTCCTGCCAACAAAGATATTGCCTTAAGGGGGCATTCAATTGAATGCAGGATAAATGCCGAAGACCCTGATAATAATTTTATGCCGTCACCCGGAAAAATAACAGAATACAACGTACCCGGCGGCGCGGGCATAAGGGTTGACACGCATGTCTATCAGGGATATACAATTCCGCCTTATTACGATTCAATGGTGGCAAAAATTATCGCGCACGGTTCTGACAGAAAAGAAGCCATTTGCAGGATGAAAAGGGCGCTTGATGAGTTTGTAATTGAAGGAATAAAAACCACAATTCCGCTTCATAAAATTATACTTGAAAATGAAAATTTTATATCAAATAATTATTCAACTTCCTTCATTGAACAGATGGGAAAGTAA
- the thiC gene encoding phosphomethylpyrimidine synthase ThiC, which translates to MTQLEYAKKGIITEEIRRVAADEKVTVEFLIAKMAAGEIVITKNKNHSKVKATGIGSGLRTKVNANIGSSQDVCDIKNELEKLDLCVKHGADAVMDLSTGGDIREIRKEIVAASVVPIGTVPIYQTMVDIKRDGRGLTEMTADDLFKTIEEHGEQGVDFITVHCGITKNTVQSLLSQGRKLNIVSRGGSMHAAWILNNEKENPLYEQYDRLLEIAYKYDMTLSLGDGMRPGCLSDATDRAQIHELSVLGELAKRAYDKNVQVMIEGPGHMPLNQIVTNMQIQKKLCNNAPFYVLGPLVTDIAPGYDHITAAIGGALAAANGADFLCYVTAAEHLKLPGAEEVKEGVIVSRIAAHAADIAKGVPGAIEWDNKMAEARKNLDWEAQINLSIDPERAKKMRESSRPSAEDVCTMCGELCAIKEMNTALLNKTIEDKKKK; encoded by the coding sequence ATGACACAGCTTGAATACGCAAAAAAAGGGATTATCACGGAAGAAATACGCCGTGTCGCGGCCGATGAAAAAGTAACTGTTGAATTTTTGATAGCAAAAATGGCAGCCGGCGAAATTGTTATTACCAAAAATAAAAACCACTCTAAGGTTAAAGCCACGGGTATAGGCAGCGGGCTGCGCACCAAAGTAAACGCCAACATAGGAAGCTCGCAGGATGTATGCGATATTAAAAACGAACTTGAAAAACTTGACCTTTGCGTAAAACACGGCGCGGACGCCGTAATGGATTTATCCACCGGCGGCGATATAAGGGAAATAAGAAAAGAAATAGTGGCAGCTTCGGTTGTCCCCATTGGAACAGTGCCTATTTATCAGACAATGGTTGATATAAAACGCGATGGCCGCGGTTTAACAGAAATGACCGCAGATGACCTTTTTAAAACAATAGAAGAACACGGCGAACAGGGCGTTGACTTTATAACAGTACACTGCGGTATCACAAAAAATACAGTGCAGTCGCTTTTATCACAGGGAAGAAAACTTAATATAGTAAGCAGGGGCGGTTCAATGCACGCCGCCTGGATACTGAACAATGAAAAAGAAAACCCGCTTTATGAACAGTATGACCGCCTTCTTGAAATTGCATATAAATACGACATGACGCTTTCGCTTGGCGACGGAATGAGGCCCGGCTGCCTGTCAGACGCCACAGACAGGGCACAGATACACGAACTGTCCGTGCTTGGCGAACTTGCAAAACGCGCTTATGATAAAAACGTACAGGTAATGATTGAAGGCCCCGGCCATATGCCTTTAAACCAGATAGTTACAAACATGCAGATACAAAAAAAACTTTGCAACAACGCGCCTTTTTATGTCCTGGGACCTTTGGTTACCGATATCGCCCCGGGTTATGATCATATCACCGCGGCAATAGGCGGCGCATTGGCGGCAGCTAACGGAGCCGATTTTCTTTGCTACGTAACCGCGGCTGAACATTTAAAACTTCCCGGCGCCGAAGAAGTTAAAGAAGGCGTAATAGTTTCCAGAATTGCCGCGCACGCGGCTGATATAGCTAAAGGTGTTCCCGGCGCGATTGAATGGGACAACAAAATGGCAGAAGCCAGAAAAAATCTTGACTGGGAAGCGCAGATTAACCTGTCTATTGACCCGGAGCGCGCGAAAAAAATGCGCGAATCTTCCAGGCCTTCCGCGGAAGATGTATGCACAATGTGCGGCGAACTTTGCGCCATTAAAGAAATGAACACAGCGCTTCTTAATAAGACAATTGAAGATAAAAAGAAAAAATAA